The window CAATTCTTCATACCATCTTTCAAGCTTTATATAGTTGGAttcaatataagtatgcccaatttttagaatatcatccaagtttgtTCCTTTTTTGAATTGCAGAAAATAGAGGTCATGGATGTTTACAGAAATCTTCTCTAGTCACTTCTACTCTCATAGTTTCATTAGTGATTCCTTGATGACTGCAAAAGATACCCGGTTATTTCTTATGTAGTttccaacaactacattttctcattctttaacgcatttttcctcctcttcagtggacaattttaattcaaaatgagagttgagaatctctacttttgttttaaactcaccaAAGTAGATTTGACCTTTGTATGCATGATTCTCTACTTTCCTTTCTGCATTCTTTTTCCAGACTTAATTTACACTCCATCTAGAATTGCTAATAatagtataggtctttgatGTTAGGGATTTTATTAGCTCTCTCATTGTTTACACTAACTAGTTTactatatttctttcttttttctttttttagtagGTTACAATCTTGAGgataatgtatatttaattgaacaactgtatttttttttttgttgaacaCAATTTACTTTTCTGTGAATGTATCAATAGTTttaagattttgatttttatgtccgaatatatttgtttttttattatacttttcatattcttttttatatattttttttgctaCATTTTGTTTAGAATCTTTATTAACAGTTACttacctttgctgcattcaCTAGTGAAAAAATAGGTTTCTGTAACGATGCTTAGTAACGGCGGTCGAATGTTGTTACTGGAgatttttatcagtaacggctattAAAGACCGTTACTGTTATAAAcatatcagtaacgacttttaaaaaccgttactaatagaAGGAAACAGTAACGGACATAAgaaaaaaccgttacagataataacaagttaattttatttttcaaaataaagatatcagtaacggttttagtataaccgttactgatactggCTCATGATAAGATTTGTGAAAAtcttatcagtaacggttttagacAGATACCATTACTGATAagaatctgtaacggttttaatATAACCGTTACTGTCTTATGATAAGATTTGTGAGAATCttaacagtaacggttttggACAGATACCGTTACTAATAagaatctgtaacggttttagtataaccgttactgatactataTCATGATAAGATTTGTGAGAAtcttattagtaacggttttggacagataccgttactgataagaatctgtaacggtttacttataaccgttactaatacgtTAACGAACGTTTTCTTCAAggttattagtaacggtttttaaTATAACCATTACTAATACTGTCTCATGATAAGATTTGTGGGATtcttatcagtaacggttttagacagataccgttactgataagaatctgtaacggtttatttAAAGTCCTTACTAATACTCTAATTTTACCCCGTTACGTcgttctctttcttttttcttttttcttctttctttcttctctcccCTCCTTCGTTTTCTTCCTCTGCCGCCACCGTCGATCTGCAAACAAGAAAGAGTATGTAATTCGTCGCCGTCGATCTGCAAACAGGtaagttcttcttcttctccgctCTATCTTCTTCTCTGGTTCGCCGCGggttcttcttcctcttctccgctctgtcttcttcttctccggtTCCGCTACGggttcttcttcctcttccgcCACTAGTTCAAACAAAATTCTTCCGCCGTCGTTAGTTCTTCTACATTCAGGTAAGTAAACACTTCTTCATTTGTTTATCTTAGGGTTTCACTTCTTCTGCATTCTGATATTTATTTGTTTCCCTtggcttatttattatattgctTTCTTCATTGAACAAGATAGATGAAAGTCtgtttagtttatttttctTAGAGTTTATCCTTATCTTGATTTATTGCCGGTTTTTTTGATACATAATTTAAGTTGAATCATAAACTTGGAACTTGATTTTAGGTGTTTTTGGAATCATAGTTTAGCTTGAAATTATCCAAGATGAAATCATCACAGAGTGTATTTGAAGCTGAATGAGattattgataaattttcaCACTAGTACTTAAACTGGCCATTAGTTGTggctttttattttattttaagctGCCTAAATTTTGAATTCTGTAAACaataaaccaaatttatttgattttgttttgatttggcAACAAAACGATTTGAACAGCAAAACGATTTGGCAACAAAAACCATTTGGCAACAAAACCATTTGGCAGATTTGGCAAACAATAAACGTTAGGTAAgttttttctttcaatatttgacaaaatttgtttctttttgaaTGTATTTCATAAATCCAGGTTAGTTGATTCGATTTCTATTTCTCTATTTGGcagatttttttaagttttgccCTGTTTGAAATTGTCTCTTCTGTTGAGTGTTTAACGCTGCTTCTCTTTCAAATCCAGGTTAGTTCTTTAAAATGAATGTTTGATAGTTAGATTTTATAGcattgttagattatttgtatgttaggatGCTAGATGATTGAATGTTGGTTTAGTTGATGTTAGATTAagtgaaattatttgaattttagattattggattgttagattaagttagattatttgaatgttatattattggattgctggattaagttagattattcgattgttagattaagttgaATTATTCGATTGTTAGatgaagttagattatttgaatgttagattaatggattatgttagattatgttatattatgggattattaaattattgaattatacATGCTGATTaggttatgataatttattaaattatatgttaaatattgaacattacattcaatatttgcagcATGACACTTAAAAGAATACAAGGTAAGGGTTTTAGTAGCGCACTAAACGACCTTGTACAGAGGACCGAGGAGCATTCAGAAGATCCTTTGCAATTACTTAACTCTATCGAGGACCTTGATTTAGacctcgatgatgatgatgatgagacacaacCCCCGTCTAAAGAGCAAGATGGAGGTACTGGTGTTTGATTAAGTATTTTGTTATGATCCTATATAATTCTGTATTTAATTTTAGGATCAAGATAGTATTTGAAATGTATGTGTTATTtgaattacattaattaatggtttttgtggaTTTAAgatatgattgtagtttgtggatgattgttgttttgaaatgatgattctggtttttggttattgatgattatggttttggttattgatgattgtggtttatatttaaatatataaaaaaaacgatTATTGTTTAGTAACgattttatacattaaaaaatcGTTACTATAATTTTGCTCTATGACGGTTTAACAAAATAAAGACCGTGACTGAAACTTCTCAAgcatcagtaacggttttcgaaaaccatTACTGATAGTCATTGGACAATAGTAACAGTTTTAACTCGGCTAGTACCGTTACTGTTGTCCAATAACTATCGGTAatggttttcgaaaaccgttactgatatttaATAcattcagtaacggttttatctTGGCTAATACCGTTACTGTTATCcaatgactatcagtaacggctttcgaagATCGTTACTGATGCTTGAGAAGTTTCTGTGACGAGCGTGTCTGTAACGAATTGTAATGGATTTATTTGCCGTTACAGATACTTATTAATAACGGCTTTTGATACTTTTAGTAACGATTTTCGCCCTTACGATACCtatttttctactagtgattcatgtttttattattacagCCTATATCTAAATTTAATACTATGTAACAAAtctttaaaatgtaaaatatttataaatgaaaacgTCAGATctagttacattttttttaattgtataatAGGAGGCTTAACGAATTCCAAAGCAGTGAGATGGGACACAAATAATTATTACGtctgttattttctttctattcttagaaatattaattatgagCTGTGTCATTTATTTGCGAGTCCAGTTAGAAAGAAAGTTAAATGAGGACatcacttataattttttatttaaaaaaattcagcTTTTCTATGAAATTATCatgtcaataataaataaactatcaaTTAGCAAAAGAATATAGTTAtagtaaaaaaacattttcaattttatagtatagtgtcttgaaaatataaattcaacataaTACAATTATCGGCTCAAAATCACCTCGAAGAAAGAAAACGACCTCGACCACGACAATTCACCTcccattttattagaataaaaaatgttattgacaccaaaaatattatatagtttatgAATTTCCATCTATAGAGATTACAAATATAGTCTATCTCTTCGTAGCGATTTTTTCCTGACTTAGAAAGATTCGGAACTGTGTTGTAATCCCGATTCCGAATactaaaaaatacaattaaatatacataattaatatatttatttatttttcatatattatagaaatttaaaattattttgtttataataatatgattttcaatacattgatatatatatatatatatatatatatatatatatatatatatatatatattattaaaaataaaaataaaataacatgatATATAGAGAGTTGCCCATGAATATTCCTTAAAATCGAAATAGACAGGGATATGCAAAATAGAATGGGCTGAGAATAATCCGCTCCCATTATTATCCTCTAGATTAAAATTGAaacatcaattaattaataaagcaAAATACTGTAATAATACTGCCCATACccatattattattgttataatattcatatataacaAGTGTCTGTACAGTTGTCTCTACAGACTACAGctggttttaaaaaaacaatggGCTAGTTTTGAGTGGGGTTTTGGCCATTGTTgcggtttgagttatttaaccCTAGCTTGAAGGTGATAATTGCAtggacgaagaagaagaagaagaattagaagGTGGCCCAggtttaaatttcatttttctttacaAAACTTTATAATGTgagaaatacaaaatattacaaACATAAGTTCTTGAACAAGAATAAATGACATACATTTTAAACCTAATTAATTCTTCTTCGAAAGATCTCGAAAACCCTAGAAAACTCGGGGAAGGGACTTCTTCAATTCGGCATTTTCCTAGTAATTTCAGCCATTGCTGCCTGCTACTTTTGATGGTCGAGCTAGCTCAACAAACTTCATCGATTTGTAATCGTCTTTTGTTTGTCTTCTTCAAACACTCAAAATCTCAGGCATGCGCactattattttactttaaaaaaaaaaaaaattacaacgTGGCAGCCACGTAGGAGTCGCTCCCCCCCGCTCCCTCTACCgtttcttataaaattaaatgttatttgGTCTATTTATTATCAATCCCCACTTCTGTTATGTGTCGTTAATGACTATTTCTGTCCTCATTTATTCAAGATGATACTTTCTCATTTATCCCGCTTCATTTCTCCTCTACTTGTGTCATTTGCACTCATTTCATTACTATAtatcaaccaaaataaaaatcaaatatattttagatgatcaaaaaaaaaaaagttttaattttttaaaatctaaccTTGTATTAATTAAAGCAGCAATTAGCGCTTGGCTGAATCCCATAAAACTATTTCATATCTAAAAAAGATGATGTAACCCTAGAATGGTTGTTGATGATCTAGCAGGCAGTGTTCGGATGAGATTTCTtagattattgattattaattttgaagtcTTTTTACTAATTAAAGAGTAAAACAAACCCTGTAATATAAGTTGAGAGTACAACTATATATAAGTTGTTTATAGAAATTAGATGAGAAAACAAACAGAAATTAATACAAGCAAAACAACACATTCGATTAATTAACTTGGAATCACAAAAGTGAAATCACCATATTGGTCGTCGACGTTCCAGATTGAACTTTCTACctcttgatgatgatgatgatctaaTTCTTGTATCATAAGCTCTAatggctgctgctgctgctgctgctgctccGGATGCCCTTCTTGAACATGATATTGATCATTTTGTCCCATTATTCCGAGAAGATCATCCACTCTTACTCCATCAAACAAATCCTCCCACAATTCCCCATCTCCCACCCAACTCGATACCACATTCATATTAGTATTATTGATATCAATATCACCTCCCAATTGGGATTGCACGTTTTCGATTTCATCATCTACCCTTTGACCTCGGTGATCACAAACAGACTCATGTTCTCTCCTCAAGTTCTTGTCACCAAAACTGAACCCGCCTCCTGTGCTTAGCGAACATTCCGAGTTTTGGCATGCATAAGTGGTGGCCTCCGTTGAAATCTGGTCAAAAACACTCTTCCTTTtgtcaccaccaccaccaccacccaaTTGGATAATTTCTGTCGGtgaagtagaagaagaagaagagatgttGAGACcctttatataattcaaaatgcTTTCTTCTTGGTTAACTACTCTTGACCAAGTGGAAGACTCTGATGCAGTCATCTTACCTTGCAAACACTTGGATTGGACAACCAAATTCCTCATTCTATTGAAACCAGGGCACATGTGCTTTATGATTGCAGCCAAAACAGACACTTTCCATGCCTTTTTCAAATCGTGTGGCTTCTTGTAAGGTGGTGGGCCTTGTTTATGGGCTATATTCCCTTGTTCTCCCCACCATATTTCAAGCCCATTGGGCCACCATGGTGGCGATAACCCCTTGTCTAAAGGATACCTCCTCTGGGGAGGGTAACAATGTTGCATTAGGGCTGAAATCAACGAACCTAATGTCGTGTCCTGCAATTCATGAAGCAAATGGATGCAGGAAATCGGATCGTTTGAACTGTCGATTAGATCGATGATCGGTAAGAAGTCGGAAATGGCAGCGGGGGCGTTTAGGTCGAATCTTACCGTCTCCTTCCACCATTGGCGTAGGCTATCAGAGGATCCCGTCATCGGCTTCCCCTTCTCCGGCACGATTCCGTAGACGAATCCTTTCCCCTTGCAGACTTCCATAATCTTGGTCATATACTTGAGGATAGTGTTTTGTGCCCTACCGAACTTCTTGCGGCGAGATCTCTGTTGCCAGAGATCGTGAGTCGGTTTGGGGCCGCCGTGAACACGGATCCTTTCCCGGTCGTCCTCCATCTTCTGAAGCCGGCACCGATCCTTCTGCATGCGCTGCTTGAGGTCGTCGTAGTTGAGCCCATCGTCATCGTCATCGTCATCATCTTCgtcttcttcgtcttcttcatcttcatcttgaATGATTTCATTTTCACTGATATCTCCGTCTGGAGCTTCGTCGCGAATTAGTaccatgtttgtttgtttaatgcTAGTTGCTATATAGATGAAGACAGAGAAATGTTGGGCGTAAGTAAGAGGATATGTACCTAGTCCATCTATttcaatacattatttatatttatgtataaagCGGTGGagatacaaattttattattttctattatctATCTTCTAGAATCtagataataaaacaaattttattttattttttattaaatatttattatttattatttatcttcacATCAAACatcttttacatatatattttttttaaatttaactttcattACAAATGAACTCATTTCAGCtgagattttaaatatatataatgtgtaTAATTTGTacttaaaagtatatatataatctcaatTATAACTATTAAGCACATGATTTATATAACTATTAAGCACATGAAAAATTGGGGCtagtttattattaatgtagttttttttaatttaaaagattaaatgattttaatctcttaattatagtttattatcCTTTAAACTATGAGTTAAAATGTAagttaatgataaatgaaaacTTCTCtacaaagttatatatttttaattgtataataaatattaaatgttgaCAAAAGTAAAAGGGTAACGAATTCCAAAGCAGTGAGGTGGGAcgcaaataataataattaatttttttgtttctattcttaGAAATATTCAAAAGAGGGATGATACAAGAAGCGATTATGGGGAACGAAATGGGGAGCGAAGCATGCCAGGTaggtcaaataataattaattttattttctttttccacgTAGGATAATACCACTCAATTCAAACTACTCTCATTTACTCTCAACCATTCTCTTTCTTTAATCTCGAAACGCTCAAAATTCTCTAAACAACCCTCTCTTCAAAAACTCACTCCGATTTCTGATCAACAACTATTTCTTCAATCTTCAATCTATCTCCGCTAAAAATCACTCTCATTTCTGATTAACAACCCTCTCTTCAATCTTCATTCTATCTCCGCTAAAACTCACTACCATTTCCGCTCAAACCCACTCTCAAATCCGTTTAAACCCTAACCTAAGTATCCGctcaaactctaaccctaaatatCTGCTCAAATAGAATCCGCTTAAACAATGACAGAGAAGAACAAAAACACTTTAGGTAAAATGAAAAAGCCAGATAGAGATGCAATGTTAACTTCAGATAGAGATGAAAGATAAGTTATCATTGTTGCACTATTTTCATTTACTGTGTCCCCTGTTCATTGTGGATCTATTGCAGCGTTAATTGTCTCCTCTTGTTTATGtaggtttatttttttagggAAATGATATAGGGAACGAAATGGAGAGCGAAGCCACCTGGCATGCCAGGTaggtcaaataataattaattttattttctttttccacgTAGGATAATACCACTCAATTCAAACTACTCTCATTTACTCTCAACCATTCTCTTTCTTCAATCTCGAAACGCTCAAAATTCTCTAAACAACCCTCTCTTCAAAAACTCACTCCGATTTCTGATCAACAACCATTTCTTCAATCTTCAATCTATCTCCGCTAAAAATCACTCTCATTTCTGATTAACAACCCTCTCTTCAATCTTCATTCTATCTCCGCTAAAACTCACTACCATTTCCGCTCAAACCCACTCTCAAATCCGTTTAAACCCTAACCTAAGTATCCGCTCAAACACTAACCCTAAATATCTGCTCAAATAGAATCCGCTTAAACAATGACAGAGAAGAACAAAAACACTTTAGGTAAAATGAAAAAGCCAGATAGAGATGCAGTGTTAACTTCAGATAGAGATGAAAGGTAAGTTATCATTGTTGCACTATTTTCATTTATTGTGTCCCCTGTTCATTGTGGATCTATTGCAGCGTTAATTGTCTCCTCTTGTTTAATCTTAATTGAATCAGTTCTTTATTTTCTGGTATATGATTAACTGTCGATATATCTATATCATTTTATGAAGCATATGTATTAGGAAATGATTAACTCTTTGTTTATTAAGCAGAGGTATTAGGGAAATGATTAACTTTTTGTTTATGAACAGAGGTATTAGGAAATGATTAACTCTTTGTTTATGAAGCAGAGGTATATGATTAAATCTTTGAAATTTAGGTGAGTGGTATTAGGAAATGGAGAAGATAATAGAGTTATGAAAAAGTAAGAAAAACTCACAGCCAATATATTATCAACCTCACTTTGTATTCTTCAGTTTAAACAATCAAGCAGCTGTTATGAAATAAGACAAGAAGAAAGACAGTTGATAAATATTAAgcttaaattgttaatattgtGTTGTCTTGTGTGTTAGACTATGTTGTCTTGTGTGTTAGACTATGTTGTCAtgtgtttttagttatgttgtcatgtgtttttagttatgttgtccTATGTTGATTACAATACTAATGTCTTCTTTATTATTTTGCAGAAGATTTAGTGGGGTGGTATATAACAGGAATAACAGGAAGGTTACTCGCTCTGACCCCTCAAACGCGGCACCCTAAAGACAATTCAGAAAAATAGTACTAATGCCTGGGCTCATGAAATGAATATCTGTGTCAAACACACTACAAAGCCAGGAGCACCTCGAAGCCGAGTTTTTTTCTCAACCATTCATAGTGTGAGTACTACACATGAACATTAGGTCtttatataatactttttttcttGTCTAACATAAAAGTTCTTCAACAGGGTGCAACAAATTTGTCACAAAAGGACTATAATACTATATTACTAAAGGAACTGACGGAGTTTGGATTAAT is drawn from Impatiens glandulifera chromosome 3, dImpGla2.1, whole genome shotgun sequence and contains these coding sequences:
- the LOC124929009 gene encoding putative ETHYLENE INSENSITIVE 3-like 4 protein; this translates as MVLIRDEAPDGDISENEIIQDEDEEDEEDEDDDDDDDDGLNYDDLKQRMQKDRCRLQKMEDDRERIRVHGGPKPTHDLWQQRSRRKKFGRAQNTILKYMTKIMEVCKGKGFVYGIVPEKGKPMTGSSDSLRQWWKETVRFDLNAPAAISDFLPIIDLIDSSNDPISCIHLLHELQDTTLGSLISALMQHCYPPQRRYPLDKGLSPPWWPNGLEIWWGEQGNIAHKQGPPPYKKPHDLKKAWKVSVLAAIIKHMCPGFNRMRNLVVQSKCLQGKMTASESSTWSRVVNQEESILNYIKGLNISSSSSTSPTEIIQLGGGGGGDKRKSVFDQISTEATTYACQNSECSLSTGGGFSFGDKNLRREHESVCDHRGQRVDDEIENVQSQLGGDIDINNTNMNVVSSWVGDGELWEDLFDGVRVDDLLGIMGQNDQYHVQEGHPEQQQQQQQPLELMIQELDHHHHQEVESSIWNVDDQYGDFTFVIPS